One stretch of Macaca nemestrina isolate mMacNem1 chromosome 17, mMacNem.hap1, whole genome shotgun sequence DNA includes these proteins:
- the LOC105485152 gene encoding DNA ligase 3 isoform X1 translates to MSLAFKIPFPQTLRALSRKELYLFREHHRPDVRQFSQWTETDLLHGHPVFLRRKPVLSFQGSHLRSRATCLVFLPGLHVGLCSGPCEMAEQRFCVDYAKRGTAGCKKCKEKIVKGICRIGKVVPNPFSESGGDMKEWYHIKCMFEKLERARATTKKIEDLTELEGWEELEDNEKEQITQHIADLSSKAASTPKKKAVVQAKLTTTGQVTSPVKSASFVTNNNPRKFSGFSAKPNNSGKAPSSPTPKRSLSSSKCDPKHKDCLLREFRKLCAMVADNPSYNTKTQIIQDFLRKGSAGDGFHGDVYLTVKLLLPGVVKTVYNLNDKQIVKLFSRIFNCNPDDMARDLEQGDVSETIRVFFEQSKSFPPAAKSLLTIQEVDEFLLRLSRLTKEDEQQQALQDIASRCTANDLKCIIRLIKHDLKMNSGAKHVLDALDPNAYEAFKASRNLQDVVERVLHNAQEVEKEPGQRRALSVQASLMTPVQPMLAEACKSIEYAMKKCPNGMFSEIKYDGERVQVHKNGDHFSYFSRSLKPVLPHKVAHFKDYIPQAFPGGHSMILDSEVLLIDNKTGKPLPFGTLGVHKKAAFQDANVCLFVFDCIYFNDVSLMDRPLCERRKFLHDNMVEIPNRIMFSEMKRVTKASDLADMITRVIREGLEGLVLKDVKGTYEPGKRHWLKVKKDYLNEGAMADTADLVVLGAFYGQGSKGGMMSIFLMGCYDPGSQKWCTVTKCAGGHDDATLARLQNELDMVKISKDPSKIPSWLKVNKIYYPDFIVPDPKKAAVWEITGAEFSKSEAHTADGISIRFPRCTRIRDDKDWKSATNLPQLKELYQLSKEKADFTVVAGDEGSSTTGGSSEENKGPSGSAVSRKAPSKPSASTKKAEGKLSNSNSKGGNMLTAKPSAVKVGEKLAMKSSPVKVGEKRKAADETLCQTKVLLDIFTGVRLYLPPSTPDFSRLRRYFVAFDGDLVQEFDMTSATHVLGSRDKNPAAQQVSPEWIWACIRKRRLVAPC, encoded by the exons ATGTCTTTGGCTTTCAAGATCCCCTTTCCACAAACCCTCCGTGCACTCAGCCGAAAAGAACTGTACCTATTCCGAGAACATCACAGGCCTGATGTAAGACAATTCAGCCAGTGGACAGAAACAGATCTGCTTCATGGACACCCTGTCTTCCTGAGAAGAAAGCCTGTTCTGTCATTCCAGGGAAGCCATCTAAGATCACGTGCCACCTGCCTTGTTTTCTTGCCAGGGTTGCATGTGGGACTCTGCAGTGGCCCCTGTGAGATGGCTGAGCAACGGTTCTGTGTGGACTATGCCAAGCGTGGCACAGCTGGCTGCAAAAAATGCAAGGAAAAGATTGTGAAGGGCATATgccgaattggcaaagtggtgcCCAATCCCTTCTCAGAGTCTGGGGGTGATATGAAAGAGTGGTACCACATTAAATGCATGTTTGAGAAACTAGAGCGGGCCCGGGCCACCACAAAAAAAATCGAGGACCTCACAGAGCTGGAAGGCTGGGAAGAGCTGGAAGATAATGAGAAGGAACAGATAACCCAGCACATTGCAG ATCTGTCTTCTAAGGCAGCAAGTACACCAAAGAAGAAAGCTGTTGTCCAGGCTAAGTTGACAACCACTGGCCAGGTGACTTCTCCAGTGAAAAGCGCCTCATTTGTCACCAATAACAATCCCCGGAAATTTTCTGGCTTTTCAG CCAAGCCCAACAACTCTGGGAAAGCCCCCTCAAGCCCCACCCCTAAGAGAAGTCTGTCTTCAAGCAAATGTGACCCCAAGCATAAGGACTGTCTGCTACGGGAGTTTCGAAAGTTATGCGCCATGGTGGCCGATAATCCTAGCTACAACACGAAGACCCAGATCATCCAGGACTTCCTGCGGAAAGGCTCAGCAGGAG ATGGTTTCCACGGTGATGTGTACCTAACGGTGAAGCTGCTGCTGCCAGGAGTCGTTAAGACTGTTTACAACTTGAATGATAAGCAGATTGTGAAGCTTTTCAGTCGCATTTTTAACTGCAACCCAGATGATATGGCACGGGACCTAGAGCAG ggtgaCGTGTCAGAGACAATCAGAGTCTTCTTTGAGCAGAGCAAGTCTTTCCCCCCAGCTGCCAAGAGCCTCCTTACCATCCAGGAGGTGGATGAGTTCCTTCTGCGGCTGTCCAGGCTCACCAAGGAGGATGAGCAGCAACAGGCCCTGCAGGACATTGCCTCCAG GTGTACAGCCAATGATCTTAAATGCATCATCAGGTTGATCAAACATGATCTGAAGATGAACTCAGGTGCAAAACATGT GTTAGACGCCCTTGACCCCAATGCCTATGAAGCCTTCAAAGCCTCGCGCAACCTGCAGGATGTGGTGGAACGGGTCCTTCACAATGCGCAGGAGGTGGAGAAGGAGCCGGGCCAGAGACGAGCTCTGAGCGTCCAGGCCTCGCTGATGACACCCGTGCAGCCCATGCTG GCGGAGGCCTGCAAGTCCATTGAGTACGCAATGAAGAAATGTCCCAATGGCATGTTCTCTGAGATCAAGTACGATGGAGAGCGAGTCCAAGTGCATAAGAATGGAGACCACTTCAGCTACTTCAGCCGCAGTCTCAAGCCCGTCCTGCCTCACAAG GTAGCCCACTTTAAGGACTACATCCCCCAGGCTTTTCCTGGGGGACACAGCATGATCTTGGATTCTGAGGTGCTTCTGATTGACAACAAGACAGGCAAACCACTGCCCTTTGGGACTCTGGGAGTGCACAAG AAAGCAGCCTTCCAGGATGCTAATGTCTGCCTGTTTGTTTTTGATTGTATCTACTTTAATGATGTCAGCTTGATGGACAG GCCTCTGTGTGAGCGGCGGAAGTTTCTTCATGACAACATGGTTGAAATTCCAAACCGGATCATGTTCTCAGAAATGAAGCGAGTCACA AAAGCTTCGGACTTGGCTGACATGATAACCCGGGTGATCCGGGAGGGATTGGAGGGGCTGGTGCTGAAGGATGTGAAG GGTACATATGAGCCTGGGAAGCGGCACTGGCTGAAAGTGAAGAAGGACTATTTGAATGAGGGGGCCATGGCCGACACAGCTGACCTGGTGGTCCTTGGGGCCTTCTATGGGCAAGGGAGCAAAG GTGGCATGATGTCAATCTTCCTCATGGGCTGCTACGACCCTGGGAGCCAGAAGTGGTGCACAGTCACCAAGTGTGCAGGAGGCCATGATGACGCCACGCTTGCCCGCCTGCAGAATGAACTAGACATGGTGAAGATCAGCAAG GACCCCAGCAAAATACCTAGCTGGCTGAAAGTCAACAAGATCTACTATCCTGACTTCATCGTCCCAGACCCAAAG AAAGCTGCCGTGTGGGAGATCACAGGGGCTGAATTCTCCAAATCGGAGGCTCACACAGCTGATGGGATCTCCATCCGATTCCCTCGCTGCACCCGAATCCGAGATGATAAGGACTGGAAATCTGCCACTAACCTTCCCCAACTCAAG GAACTGTACCAGTTGTCCAAGGAGAAGGCAGACTTCACTGTAGTGGCTGGAGATGAGGGGAGCTCCACTACAGGGGGTAGCAGTGAAGAGAATAAGGGTCCCTCAGGGTCTGCTGTGTCCCGCAAGGCCCCCAGCAAGCCCTCTGCCAGTACCAAGAAAGCAGAAGGGAAGCTGAGTAACTCCAACAGCAAAGGCG GCAACATGCTGACTGCAAAGCCTTCTGCTGTGAAGGTGGGAGAGAAGCTGGCCATGAAGTCTTCTCCAGTGAAAGTAGGGGAGAAGCGGAAAGCTGCTGATGAGACCCTGTGCCAAACAAAG GTTCTGTTGGACATCTTCACTGGAGTGCGGCTTTACTTGCCACCCTCCACACCAGACTTCAGCCGTCTCAGACGCTACTTTGTGGCATTCGACGGGGACCTGGTACAGGAATTTGATATGACCTCAGCCACGCACGTGCTGGGTAGCAGGGACAAGAACCCTGCGGCCCAGCAGGTCTCCCCAGAGTGGATTTGGGCATGTATCCGGAAACGGAGACTGGTAGCTCCCTGCTAG
- the LOC105485152 gene encoding DNA ligase 3 isoform X2 has protein sequence MSLAFKIPFPQTLRALSRKELYLFREHHRPDVRQFSQWTETDLLHGHPVFLRRKPVLSFQGSHLRSRATCLVFLPGLHVGLCSGPCEMAEQRFCVDYAKRGTAGCKKCKEKIVKGICRIGKVVPNPFSESGGDMKEWYHIKCMFEKLERARATTKKIEDLTELEGWEELEDNEKEQITQHIADLSSKAASTPKKKAVVQAKLTTTGQVTSPVKSASFVTNNNPRKFSGFSAKPNNSGKAPSSPTPKRSLSSSKCDPKHKDCLLREFRKLCAMVADNPSYNTKTQIIQDFLRKGSAGDGFHGDVYLTVKLLLPGVVKTVYNLNDKQIVKLFSRIFNCNPDDMARDLEQGDVSETIRVFFEQSKSFPPAAKSLLTIQEVDEFLLRLSRLTKEDEQQQALQDIASRCTANDLKCIIRLIKHDLKMNSGAKHVLDALDPNAYEAFKASRNLQDVVERVLHNAQEVEKEPGQRRALSVQASLMTPVQPMLAEACKSIEYAMKKCPNGMFSEIKYDGERVQVHKNGDHFSYFSRSLKPVLPHKVAHFKDYIPQAFPGGHSMILDSEVLLIDNKTGKPLPFGTLGVHKKAAFQDANVCLFVFDCIYFNDVSLMDRPLCERRKFLHDNMVEIPNRIMFSEMKRVTKASDLADMITRVIREGLEGLVLKDVKGTYEPGKRHWLKVKKDYLNEGAMADTADLVVLGAFYGQGSKGGMMSIFLMGCYDPGSQKWCTVTKCAGGHDDATLARLQNELDMVKISKDPSKIPSWLKVNKIYYPDFIVPDPKKAAVWEITGAEFSKSEAHTADGISIRFPRCTRIRDDKDWKSATNLPQLKELYQLSKEKADFTVVAGDEGSSTTGGSSEENKGPSGSAVSRKAPSKPSASTKKAEGKLSNSNSKGGNMLTAKPSAVKVGEKLAMKSSPVKVGEKRKAADETLCQTKRRRASEQRGRRTVPAGRR, from the exons ATGTCTTTGGCTTTCAAGATCCCCTTTCCACAAACCCTCCGTGCACTCAGCCGAAAAGAACTGTACCTATTCCGAGAACATCACAGGCCTGATGTAAGACAATTCAGCCAGTGGACAGAAACAGATCTGCTTCATGGACACCCTGTCTTCCTGAGAAGAAAGCCTGTTCTGTCATTCCAGGGAAGCCATCTAAGATCACGTGCCACCTGCCTTGTTTTCTTGCCAGGGTTGCATGTGGGACTCTGCAGTGGCCCCTGTGAGATGGCTGAGCAACGGTTCTGTGTGGACTATGCCAAGCGTGGCACAGCTGGCTGCAAAAAATGCAAGGAAAAGATTGTGAAGGGCATATgccgaattggcaaagtggtgcCCAATCCCTTCTCAGAGTCTGGGGGTGATATGAAAGAGTGGTACCACATTAAATGCATGTTTGAGAAACTAGAGCGGGCCCGGGCCACCACAAAAAAAATCGAGGACCTCACAGAGCTGGAAGGCTGGGAAGAGCTGGAAGATAATGAGAAGGAACAGATAACCCAGCACATTGCAG ATCTGTCTTCTAAGGCAGCAAGTACACCAAAGAAGAAAGCTGTTGTCCAGGCTAAGTTGACAACCACTGGCCAGGTGACTTCTCCAGTGAAAAGCGCCTCATTTGTCACCAATAACAATCCCCGGAAATTTTCTGGCTTTTCAG CCAAGCCCAACAACTCTGGGAAAGCCCCCTCAAGCCCCACCCCTAAGAGAAGTCTGTCTTCAAGCAAATGTGACCCCAAGCATAAGGACTGTCTGCTACGGGAGTTTCGAAAGTTATGCGCCATGGTGGCCGATAATCCTAGCTACAACACGAAGACCCAGATCATCCAGGACTTCCTGCGGAAAGGCTCAGCAGGAG ATGGTTTCCACGGTGATGTGTACCTAACGGTGAAGCTGCTGCTGCCAGGAGTCGTTAAGACTGTTTACAACTTGAATGATAAGCAGATTGTGAAGCTTTTCAGTCGCATTTTTAACTGCAACCCAGATGATATGGCACGGGACCTAGAGCAG ggtgaCGTGTCAGAGACAATCAGAGTCTTCTTTGAGCAGAGCAAGTCTTTCCCCCCAGCTGCCAAGAGCCTCCTTACCATCCAGGAGGTGGATGAGTTCCTTCTGCGGCTGTCCAGGCTCACCAAGGAGGATGAGCAGCAACAGGCCCTGCAGGACATTGCCTCCAG GTGTACAGCCAATGATCTTAAATGCATCATCAGGTTGATCAAACATGATCTGAAGATGAACTCAGGTGCAAAACATGT GTTAGACGCCCTTGACCCCAATGCCTATGAAGCCTTCAAAGCCTCGCGCAACCTGCAGGATGTGGTGGAACGGGTCCTTCACAATGCGCAGGAGGTGGAGAAGGAGCCGGGCCAGAGACGAGCTCTGAGCGTCCAGGCCTCGCTGATGACACCCGTGCAGCCCATGCTG GCGGAGGCCTGCAAGTCCATTGAGTACGCAATGAAGAAATGTCCCAATGGCATGTTCTCTGAGATCAAGTACGATGGAGAGCGAGTCCAAGTGCATAAGAATGGAGACCACTTCAGCTACTTCAGCCGCAGTCTCAAGCCCGTCCTGCCTCACAAG GTAGCCCACTTTAAGGACTACATCCCCCAGGCTTTTCCTGGGGGACACAGCATGATCTTGGATTCTGAGGTGCTTCTGATTGACAACAAGACAGGCAAACCACTGCCCTTTGGGACTCTGGGAGTGCACAAG AAAGCAGCCTTCCAGGATGCTAATGTCTGCCTGTTTGTTTTTGATTGTATCTACTTTAATGATGTCAGCTTGATGGACAG GCCTCTGTGTGAGCGGCGGAAGTTTCTTCATGACAACATGGTTGAAATTCCAAACCGGATCATGTTCTCAGAAATGAAGCGAGTCACA AAAGCTTCGGACTTGGCTGACATGATAACCCGGGTGATCCGGGAGGGATTGGAGGGGCTGGTGCTGAAGGATGTGAAG GGTACATATGAGCCTGGGAAGCGGCACTGGCTGAAAGTGAAGAAGGACTATTTGAATGAGGGGGCCATGGCCGACACAGCTGACCTGGTGGTCCTTGGGGCCTTCTATGGGCAAGGGAGCAAAG GTGGCATGATGTCAATCTTCCTCATGGGCTGCTACGACCCTGGGAGCCAGAAGTGGTGCACAGTCACCAAGTGTGCAGGAGGCCATGATGACGCCACGCTTGCCCGCCTGCAGAATGAACTAGACATGGTGAAGATCAGCAAG GACCCCAGCAAAATACCTAGCTGGCTGAAAGTCAACAAGATCTACTATCCTGACTTCATCGTCCCAGACCCAAAG AAAGCTGCCGTGTGGGAGATCACAGGGGCTGAATTCTCCAAATCGGAGGCTCACACAGCTGATGGGATCTCCATCCGATTCCCTCGCTGCACCCGAATCCGAGATGATAAGGACTGGAAATCTGCCACTAACCTTCCCCAACTCAAG GAACTGTACCAGTTGTCCAAGGAGAAGGCAGACTTCACTGTAGTGGCTGGAGATGAGGGGAGCTCCACTACAGGGGGTAGCAGTGAAGAGAATAAGGGTCCCTCAGGGTCTGCTGTGTCCCGCAAGGCCCCCAGCAAGCCCTCTGCCAGTACCAAGAAAGCAGAAGGGAAGCTGAGTAACTCCAACAGCAAAGGCG GCAACATGCTGACTGCAAAGCCTTCTGCTGTGAAGGTGGGAGAGAAGCTGGCCATGAAGTCTTCTCCAGTGAAAGTAGGGGAGAAGCGGAAAGCTGCTGATGAGACCCTGTGCCAAACAAAG AGGCGGCGAGCCAGTgagcagagaggaaggagaactgTGCCAGCAGGCAGGAGATAG
- the LOC105485152 gene encoding DNA ligase 3 isoform X3: protein MVADNPSYNTKTQIIQDFLRKGSAGDGFHGDVYLTVKLLLPGVVKTVYNLNDKQIVKLFSRIFNCNPDDMARDLEQGDVSETIRVFFEQSKSFPPAAKSLLTIQEVDEFLLRLSRLTKEDEQQQALQDIASRCTANDLKCIIRLIKHDLKMNSGAKHVLDALDPNAYEAFKASRNLQDVVERVLHNAQEVEKEPGQRRALSVQASLMTPVQPMLAEACKSIEYAMKKCPNGMFSEIKYDGERVQVHKNGDHFSYFSRSLKPVLPHKVAHFKDYIPQAFPGGHSMILDSEVLLIDNKTGKPLPFGTLGVHKKAAFQDANVCLFVFDCIYFNDVSLMDRPLCERRKFLHDNMVEIPNRIMFSEMKRVTKASDLADMITRVIREGLEGLVLKDVKGTYEPGKRHWLKVKKDYLNEGAMADTADLVVLGAFYGQGSKGGMMSIFLMGCYDPGSQKWCTVTKCAGGHDDATLARLQNELDMVKISKDPSKIPSWLKVNKIYYPDFIVPDPKKAAVWEITGAEFSKSEAHTADGISIRFPRCTRIRDDKDWKSATNLPQLKELYQLSKEKADFTVVAGDEGSSTTGGSSEENKGPSGSAVSRKAPSKPSASTKKAEGKLSNSNSKGGNMLTAKPSAVKVGEKLAMKSSPVKVGEKRKAADETLCQTKVLLDIFTGVRLYLPPSTPDFSRLRRYFVAFDGDLVQEFDMTSATHVLGSRDKNPAAQQVSPEWIWACIRKRRLVAPC from the exons ATGGTGGCCGATAATCCTAGCTACAACACGAAGACCCAGATCATCCAGGACTTCCTGCGGAAAGGCTCAGCAGGAG ATGGTTTCCACGGTGATGTGTACCTAACGGTGAAGCTGCTGCTGCCAGGAGTCGTTAAGACTGTTTACAACTTGAATGATAAGCAGATTGTGAAGCTTTTCAGTCGCATTTTTAACTGCAACCCAGATGATATGGCACGGGACCTAGAGCAG ggtgaCGTGTCAGAGACAATCAGAGTCTTCTTTGAGCAGAGCAAGTCTTTCCCCCCAGCTGCCAAGAGCCTCCTTACCATCCAGGAGGTGGATGAGTTCCTTCTGCGGCTGTCCAGGCTCACCAAGGAGGATGAGCAGCAACAGGCCCTGCAGGACATTGCCTCCAG GTGTACAGCCAATGATCTTAAATGCATCATCAGGTTGATCAAACATGATCTGAAGATGAACTCAGGTGCAAAACATGT GTTAGACGCCCTTGACCCCAATGCCTATGAAGCCTTCAAAGCCTCGCGCAACCTGCAGGATGTGGTGGAACGGGTCCTTCACAATGCGCAGGAGGTGGAGAAGGAGCCGGGCCAGAGACGAGCTCTGAGCGTCCAGGCCTCGCTGATGACACCCGTGCAGCCCATGCTG GCGGAGGCCTGCAAGTCCATTGAGTACGCAATGAAGAAATGTCCCAATGGCATGTTCTCTGAGATCAAGTACGATGGAGAGCGAGTCCAAGTGCATAAGAATGGAGACCACTTCAGCTACTTCAGCCGCAGTCTCAAGCCCGTCCTGCCTCACAAG GTAGCCCACTTTAAGGACTACATCCCCCAGGCTTTTCCTGGGGGACACAGCATGATCTTGGATTCTGAGGTGCTTCTGATTGACAACAAGACAGGCAAACCACTGCCCTTTGGGACTCTGGGAGTGCACAAG AAAGCAGCCTTCCAGGATGCTAATGTCTGCCTGTTTGTTTTTGATTGTATCTACTTTAATGATGTCAGCTTGATGGACAG GCCTCTGTGTGAGCGGCGGAAGTTTCTTCATGACAACATGGTTGAAATTCCAAACCGGATCATGTTCTCAGAAATGAAGCGAGTCACA AAAGCTTCGGACTTGGCTGACATGATAACCCGGGTGATCCGGGAGGGATTGGAGGGGCTGGTGCTGAAGGATGTGAAG GGTACATATGAGCCTGGGAAGCGGCACTGGCTGAAAGTGAAGAAGGACTATTTGAATGAGGGGGCCATGGCCGACACAGCTGACCTGGTGGTCCTTGGGGCCTTCTATGGGCAAGGGAGCAAAG GTGGCATGATGTCAATCTTCCTCATGGGCTGCTACGACCCTGGGAGCCAGAAGTGGTGCACAGTCACCAAGTGTGCAGGAGGCCATGATGACGCCACGCTTGCCCGCCTGCAGAATGAACTAGACATGGTGAAGATCAGCAAG GACCCCAGCAAAATACCTAGCTGGCTGAAAGTCAACAAGATCTACTATCCTGACTTCATCGTCCCAGACCCAAAG AAAGCTGCCGTGTGGGAGATCACAGGGGCTGAATTCTCCAAATCGGAGGCTCACACAGCTGATGGGATCTCCATCCGATTCCCTCGCTGCACCCGAATCCGAGATGATAAGGACTGGAAATCTGCCACTAACCTTCCCCAACTCAAG GAACTGTACCAGTTGTCCAAGGAGAAGGCAGACTTCACTGTAGTGGCTGGAGATGAGGGGAGCTCCACTACAGGGGGTAGCAGTGAAGAGAATAAGGGTCCCTCAGGGTCTGCTGTGTCCCGCAAGGCCCCCAGCAAGCCCTCTGCCAGTACCAAGAAAGCAGAAGGGAAGCTGAGTAACTCCAACAGCAAAGGCG GCAACATGCTGACTGCAAAGCCTTCTGCTGTGAAGGTGGGAGAGAAGCTGGCCATGAAGTCTTCTCCAGTGAAAGTAGGGGAGAAGCGGAAAGCTGCTGATGAGACCCTGTGCCAAACAAAG GTTCTGTTGGACATCTTCACTGGAGTGCGGCTTTACTTGCCACCCTCCACACCAGACTTCAGCCGTCTCAGACGCTACTTTGTGGCATTCGACGGGGACCTGGTACAGGAATTTGATATGACCTCAGCCACGCACGTGCTGGGTAGCAGGGACAAGAACCCTGCGGCCCAGCAGGTCTCCCCAGAGTGGATTTGGGCATGTATCCGGAAACGGAGACTGGTAGCTCCCTGCTAG